The Miscanthus floridulus cultivar M001 chromosome 7, ASM1932011v1, whole genome shotgun sequence genome includes a region encoding these proteins:
- the LOC136464544 gene encoding mavicyanin-like, which yields MASSSVSRLPLAVLLLVACSSTAAATSYTVGDGSGWTTGVDYTSWASSKNFKVGDNLVFNYAKGLHTVVEVSAAEYMACTAANPLGSDNSGATTVALKTPGTHYFVCSITGHCGAGMKLAMTVGGSNSPATLTPTTPTTPYTTPTTPTTTTPYTTPTTPTCSGGGGTTATPGMTPFMSYPSAAGLGSAALAGFALVWCVIVQLALL from the exons ATGGCTTCTTCCAGCGTTTCTCGGTTGCCTCTCGCGGTGCTGCTGCTCGTGGCCTGCTCCTCCACGGCAGCCGCCACCAGCTACACCGTCGGCGACGGGTCCGGCTGGACGACCGGCGTCGATTACACATCTTGGGCCTCCTCCAAAAACTTCAAAGTCGGGGACAATCTTG TGTTCAACTACGCGAAAGGGCTGCACACGGTGGTGGAGGTGAGCGCGGCGGAGTACATGGCTTGCACGGCCGCCAACCCGCTGGGCTCCGACAACAGCGGCGCGACCACCGTGGCCCTCAAGACGCCCGGCACCCACTACTTCGTGTGCAGCATCACGGGGCACTGCGGCGCCGGGATGAAGCTCGCCATGACCGTCGGCGGCTCCAACTCCCCTGCCACACTGACCCCGACGACCCCTACCACGCCCTACACGACGCCGACGACCCCGACCACCACCACGCCGTACACCACGCCGACGACGCCGACGTGCTCTGGAGGTGGTGGCACCACGGCGACCCCGGGCATGACTCCGTTCATGTCATACCCCAGCGCGGCCGGCCTCGGGTCGGCGGCGTTGGCTGGCTTTGCACTGGTTTGGTGTGTGATCGTCCAGCTAGCGCTGCTCTAG